Below is a window of Yimella sp. cx-51 DNA.
CCTCGACAAGCGGGCTTCCCGCTCGTCAATCGTGCTGGCCACAGCCAGCGGTCTCGGCTTCGGCGTCGTCGGTATCGCCTCGCGCGTCCTGCAGATTCCTGACGCCTGGTGGCGCGTCGTCCTGGAGCCAACGCTGTGGGCTCTGGCCATCGCCGGTGGCCTAGCTGTCATCGCATACGCCTTCGCCCTGGAGCGCGGCCGCACCACGAGCGTCGCGGCCATCACCTTTGCCACCGAGACGATCCTGCCGGCCACAGTCGGACTGCTCCTGCTCGGCGACCGGGTGCGTGATCACTTCGCAGTCGCTGCGTCGATCGGTTTCGTCATCACACTGGGCGGTTGCATCGCGTTGGCGGCGCGCGCCGAGCCGGAAGTCACCCGCGCGTAGGCTCGGCTCCGTGGACTCCCCCGAAAGCATCGACGACTACTACGCCCGGATCGAAGCCGCGCTCGGCCCTGAGCGTCGTCTCCCTGTGGCCATCGAGGAGATGCCGGGGTGGGACATCTTCCCCTTCGAGGTCGACTCGCTGCGCATCAAGCCTCTTGCGCCGTTGGCGGACACCGAACCGGCTCGCCGCGGTGAAGATGCCGTCGACTGCTGGTGCGACCGGCCACACGATCCGGACGCTGCGGGGCTGGTCTGGTCGAACGACCGGTGGAAGGTGTCGACGGACGTGGATGGGTCCGGGCTGCCGATCATGCTCTGGTTGAGTCCGCTCACCCACTGCGATCTGCCCACCATGCCGACCGACGTGGCTGCGGAATTCGGACCGCTCGTCGCGACGATCTCGGCCGCGATCGAAGACCTCCCCAGTGTCGGACGCGTCCAGCTGGCGAAGTACGGCGACGGTGGGGCGCACTTGCACCTGTTCTTCATGGGACGCCCGCTGCGCATGCTTCAACTGCGTGGGTCACCGATGCTCGACTGGGAGGAGAACCTCCCCCGCGTCCCGGCCGACGTCGTCGCGCGGAATGCGCGACCGGTCGCGGAGGCGTTGACCGCAGTTCATGGTGGCCATCTCGGGCCGGTCGTCCGCGCTTGACTCCGCGTCAGAGAGGCCGGTCCTCATGACGAGCACACCTGCGGTGCCGCTGATGCGGCGAGGTAGCCGATCTCACGGCGGTCGTGCCTTGGCGGTGACCCTGTCGCGACCCTCAGTCGCTACCGGCGTCGTGATGCTGCCTGTCGGCCTACCGGGCGCGAAGTGATTCGCCGCGTTTTGTGAGGACGTCCGCTTCACTGGGCGGGGTGATGACCGCCGACTTGGACGGGATGAGCGGGTCGGGTACAGCCTTGGTGATCCGGTTCAGACCGGTCATCACGTGGTAGCTGATGAGCACCGCGAGGGTGCCGAGCGCGATGCCGGAGAAGGTCAGGTCGCCGATCTTCCAGGTGTAGTCGGCGATGCCGACAATGAGACCGATGGCAGCCGAGGTGAGGTTGATCGGGTTGCCGAAGTCGACCCGGTTGTCGATCCAGATGCGGGCGCCGAGCAGGCCGATCATGCCGTAGAGAATCGTGCCGGCGCCGCCGAGGACGCCCTTCGGGACCGTCGCGATCGCCTCACCGAACTTCGGGACACAGCTCAACAGCAACGCCCCGAAGGCTGCCACCCAGTAGGCAGCGGTCGAGTAGACCTTGGTCGCCGCCATCACGCCGATGTTCTCCGCGTACGTCGTGGTGCCTGACCCACCGCCTGCACCCGCCAAGGTCGTCGCCAGGCCGTCAGCCATGAGTGCGCGTCCGGACACGTCGTCCAAATCGCGTCCGGTCATCTGGGCGACCGACTTCACGTGCCCGATGTTCTCGGCCACCAGCACCAGCACCACGGGAACGAAGAGGACGGCGATCGACAGGTGGAACGAGGGTGCCTGGAAATCGGGCAATCCGACCCACGCTTCCTTGCGCACTTTGGTGAAGTCGACCTCGTTGCGCAACACAGCCACGAGGTAGCCGGCCAGCACACCGAACAGGATTCCCAGGCGTCCGATCAGTCCGCGGAAGAGCACGGTGACCAACGCGACAACCACGAGCGTGACGGTGCCGGTGACCGGCGACACGACAAAGTTGTTCTTCGCAGCCGGCGCGAGGTTCAGCCCGATCAACGCCACGATGGCGCCGGTGACCAGCGGCGGCATGAGGGTGCGCAACCAGTGGGCCCCGAGCAGTTGGACGACCAGCCCGACCAGGAACAGCGCCACGCCGGCAAGGAGCACGCCTCCGAGCGCGCCGCTCATGCCGTGCTCCGACTTCGCCGCAGTGATCGGCGCGATGAAGGCGAATGACGATCCGAGGTAACTCGGGACGCGTCCGGCGGTCAGCAGCAGGAACAACATCGTTCCGAGCCCGGAGAAGAACAGCGTCGTGGACGGCGGGAAATCGGTGATCAGCGGCACCAAGAAGGTCGCGCCGAACATCGCGACGATGTGTTGAGCACCGATGCCGGCGGTGCGTGGCCAGCTCAATCGCTCGTCGGGGGCCACCACCTCGCCCTTGCCGATCGAGCGTCCGTCACCGTGCAGCGTCCAGCCGAGTCCATTCACGATCAGTCAGCTTATCGACTGCTCGCCGCTGCCGTCCGCGGTGGCCAGTCCACCCCTGACCGCGGCCTCCACAACTGCGGCCCTACCGGGCAGGTGCGCCAGCTGCAGCTGCCGCGCCTGCGAAGAAGGGCCGCGTATGCCGCTGGAACCGCCGCGTTTGCTCGGCGTCCATTGAGGTTGAGTGGCACGACAAAGGGTCCCGGACAATTGCCCGGGACCCTTCATCGATCTGGAGTGGAGACTCAGCCCTCCAGCTCCTTGGCCTTCTGCTCCACGTCGTCGAGGCCACCGCACATGAAGAACGCCTGCTCGGGAACGTGGTCGTAGTCACCGTCGGCGATCTTGGTGAACGCTTCAATGCTGTCGGCCAGCGGAACGGTCGAACCCTCGATGCCGGTGAACTGCTTGGCGACGTAGGTGTTCTGCGACAGGAAGCGCTGGATACGACGGGCGCGGTTGACGAGGATCTTGTCCTCTTCGGAGAGTTCGTCGATACCGAGGATCGCGATGATGTCCTGCAGCTCCTTGTTGCGCTGGAGGATTCCCTTGATCCGGACCGCCGTGTCGTAGTGCTCCTGGGAGATGTACCGCGGGTCGAGGATGCGCGACGTCGAGGTCAGCGGGTCCACGGCCGGGTAGATACCCATCGAGGCGATGTCACGCGAGAGCTCGGTCGTGGCGTCCAGGTGAGCGAACGTCGTGGCCGGAGCCGGGTCGGTGTAGTCGTCGGCGGGCACGTAGATGGCCTGCATCGAGGTGATCGAGTGACCACGCGTGGAGGTGATGCGCTCCTGCAGCAGACCCATCTCGTCGGCCAGCGTCGGCTGGTAACCCACGGCCGAAGGCATACGACCCAGCAGGGTCGAAACCTCGGAACCGGCCTGGGTGAACCGGAAGATGTTGTCGATGAACAGCAGAACGTCCTGCTGCTGCACGTCACGGAAGTACTCCGCCATCGTCAGCGCCGACAGGGCGACGCGCAGACGCGTGCCCGGCGGCTCGTCCATCTGGCCGAAGACGAGCGAGGTCTGACCCAGAACGCCGGCCTCTTCCATCTCGACCATGAGGTCGTTGCCTTCACGGGTGCGCTCACCGACACCGGCGAACACCGACACACCACCGTGGTCACGTGCCACACGGGCGATCATTTCCTGGATCAGCACGGTCTTGCCGACACCGGCACCACCGAACAGACCGATCTTTCCACCCTGGACGTACGGAGTGAGCAGGTCGATGACCTTGATGCCGGTCTCGAACATCTGGGTCTTGGACTCCAGCTGGTCGAAGGCCGGTGCCTTGCGGTGGATGCCCCAGCGCTCGTTGACCTCGAGGGTTTCGCCCTCTTCGAGGTTCATGCAGTCACCGGTCGCGTTGAAGACCTTGCCGAGCGTCACGTCGCCCACGGGGACGCTGATCGGACCGCCGGTGTCCTGCACGGACGAACCGCGCACCAGACCGTCGGTGGGCTGCAGGGAGATCGCACGGACCATGCTGTCGCCGATGTGCTGCGCGACCTCAAGGTTGACGTTCTTGGTCTCGCCGCCCAGCTCGACCGTCGTGGTCAGCAGGTTGTACATCTCCGGCATCGTGTCGACGCTGAACTCCACGTCGACGACCGGGCCGATCACACGCGAGATGCGACCGACACCGCCGGGCTGCTGGGCCTGGTCGGCCCCTTGCTCGGTAGCAACAGTGCTCATTGATTAGTTCCTTCTCGTCATCAGCTGGCGTCGGCGAGTGCGCTGGCGCCACCAACGATCTCGCTGATCTCTTGGGTGATTTCGGCCTGACGTGCCTGGTTGGCCAGTCGGGTGTACGTCTTGATGAGTTCTTCGGCGTTGTCGGTGGCCGACTTCATCGCGCGCTGGCGAGCCGCCAGCTCGGATGCAGCCGACTGCAACAACATGTTGAAGATGCGCGACTCGACGTACTTGGGCAGCAGGCTGTCAAGCACCGTCGCGGCGTCCGGCTCGAACTCGTACAGCGGCAGGAGCTCGTCGCCCGCGTTGGCGCCATTCGTGCCGTCGTTACCGGCGTCGTCGCTCTCGACAACCTCCAGCGGCAACAGCCGGGTGACGGTCGGCTCCTGGGTGACCATGTTGACGAAGCGCGTGTAGACCACGTGCACCTCGTCGACACCGCCGCCTTCGGAGCCCTTCATGAACTCCTCGGTGAGACGCTGACCGATCTCGCGGGCCACCTCGGGGGTCGGGCTGTCGGTGAAGCCACTCCACTCCTGCGCGAACTCGCGCCGACGGAACTTGTAGTAGCTCACCGCCTTACGACCCACGAGGAAAGGCACTGGCTCCAGGCCTTCGGCGCTCAGGTGCTCGATGAGCTCCTGGCTGCGCTTGATGGCGTTGACGGAGTACGAACCGGCCAGACCGCGGTCACCGGTGAGCACCAGCACTGCTGCGCGCTTCGGCTGGTCGCGCTCGGTGGTCAGCACGTGGTCGACGTCCGAGAACGTCGCCAGCGCCGACACCGCACGGGTGAGGGCCACCGCGTACGGAGTCGATCGCTCGACTGCCTGTCGGGCCTTGACCACCCGGGACGCGGCGATGAGCTCCATCGCGCGCGTGATCTTCTTGGTGGCCTGGACCGACCGGATGCGCTGGCGGTAGATCCGCATCTGCGCTCCCATAGGCGTTCCTTCCTGTCGCTATGAACCGTGAGTAGCTCGTCAGCGCTTCTGCTTGACGATCTTCTGCTGGTTGATCTGGTCCTCGGTCAACTCATCGAAGCGCTCCGAACCCTCACCACCGTGGTCGGGGGTGGAGCGGAACTCCTTCTTGAAGTCGGCCATGGCCGACTCGAGGGTCTTCTTGCCGTCGTCGTCGAGCTTGGTGCTCTCACGGATCGAGGAGAGGAGGTCCTCGTGGTTACGACGCAGGTAGTCCATCCAGTCGGACTCGAAGCGGGAGACGTCCTCGGTCGGAACGTCGTCCAGCTGACCGGTCGTACCGGCCCAGATCGAAGCGACCTGCTCCTCCAGGGCGTACGGGGAGTTCTGCGACTGCTTGAACATCGCCATCAGACGCTCACCACGAGCCAACTGGCGACGCGACGCGGCGTCGAGGTCGGAGGCGAACATCGCGAAGGCCTGCATTTCGCGGAACTGCGCGAGGTCGACCTTGATCGAACCGGTGACCGACTTCATCGCCTTGGTCATCGCGGCACCACCGACACGGGAGACGGACACACCCACGTCGACGGCCGGACGCTGGTTGGCGTTGAACAGGTCGGACTGCAGGAAGATCTGACCGTCGGTGATCGAGATGACGTTGGTCGGGATGAACGCCGAGACGTCACCGGCCTTGGTCTCGATGATCGGCAGACCGGTCATCGAACCGGCTCCGAGCTCGTCGTTCAGCTTCGCGCAGCGCTCCAGGAGACGACTGTGCAGGTAGAAGACGTCACCGGGGTATGCCTCGCGGCCCGGGGGGCGGCGCAGCAGCAGCGACATCGCGCGGTAGGCGTCGGCCTGCTTGGTGAGGTCGTCGAAGATGATGAGGACGTGCTTGCCGTCGTACATCCAGTGCTGGCCGATGGCCGAGCCGGTGAACGGAGCGAGGTACTTGAAGCCGGCCGGGTCTCCTGCCGGAGCGTTGACGATGGTGGTGTACTCCATCGCGCCCGCCTCCTCCAGCGTCGCGCGGACCTCGGCGACGGTGGAGTTCTTCTGACCGACCGCGACGTAGATGCAGCGCACCTGCTTGGTCGGGTCGCCGGTCTCCCAGTACTTCTTCTGGTTGATGATCGTGTCGGTGGCGATCGTCGTCTTACCGGTCTTGCGGTCACCGATGATCAGCTGACGCTGACCGCGACCGATCGGGGTCATCGAGTCGATGGCCTTGATACCGGTCATCAGCGGCTCGTGCACCGACTTACGCTGCACGACCGTCGGAGCCTGCAGTTCCAGGGCGCGACGCTCGCTGGTCTCGATCTCGCCGAGGCCGTCGATCGGCTGACCCAGCGGGTCGACCACGCGGCCGAGGTAGGCGTCACCGACCGGCACGGAGAGAACCTCACCGGTGCGCTTGACTTCCTGGCCTTCTTCGATGCCGTCGAAGTCACCGAGGATGACGACGCCGATCTCGTGGACGTCGAGGTTCAGTGCGATACCGAGGGTGCCGTCCTCGAAGCGCAGCAGCTCGTTGGTCATGCAGCTCGGCAGGCCTTCGACGTGCGCAATGCCGTCGGAGGCGTCGGTCACGCGACCGACCTCGTCGCGGGACGCGGTGCCCGGCTCGTACGACTGGACATAACCGTCCAGTGCGGCCCGAATGTCTTCCGGACGGATGGAGAGCTCCGTCATCATTTTCTCCTTCGTGTGGGCCGTGGCCCGCAGTTACAAGCTGTCTGGTGTTTGCGAAGCAGTGGGCTCAGCCCGCGATGTCGCGGCGGACGCCTTCGAGTCGACTGAGGATGGTGCCGTCGATGACTTCGTCACCGACCTGGACGCGAACGCCACCGACGACCGACGGGTCGACGACGACATTCGTCATGACCTGGCGTCCGTAGAGGTCGTTCAGTGCGCGGGTCAGGCGCTCCCGCTGCTCCGGGGCGAGCGGTGTCGCCACCGTCACCAGAGCGGTGAGTTGCTGGCGCACGGACGCTGCCACGCGCAGGTACTCGTCGAGCACCTTCTCGTAGCGGCGGCCCCGCGGGTGCTCCGCGGCGCGCTCGGCGAGGAACACCGTCTCCGGCTCGGCCTTGCCCTCAAGGAGGGTCTTGACCAGGCCGGACTTGTCGGCGCCGGACCGCTGACGGTCCATGAAGACGTCCCGCAACTCGGCATCGCCGGCGACGGTGCGCTCGAAGCGGAACAACTGCTCCTCAACGGCGTCCAAGCGCCCACGACGATCGCCTGCGGCGAAAGCGGCCGAGACGGCTGCCTCCTCCACCGCGTCCGAGGCGTCGCGGTCCTTGGTCCACCGCTGCGCGAAGAGTTCGCGCAACAGAGCCTGCACCGGCTCGCTGACCTTGCCGCCGAACAGCTTGTCGACCAGGCCGGCGCGGCTGGAGGCGTCGTGGGTCGGGTCCGTCAACGCTCGCCGCAGCGAGGCGTTGGAGTCGAGCAGGTCGAGGGCTGCGAAGAGCTCGCGCGACGTGACCGCCGCGTCTGCACCTTCGGTCAACCGGCGACCCAACTCGGCCCGGACATGGGCAAGTGCGCTCCGGGAGGCTCCGTTCATCATCAGTTGCCTGCCTCGGAACCGACCTTCGTCGGCTTGAGCGAGCCGGATTCCAGCTCGGCCAGGAACCGATCGACGATGCCCTTCTGGCGTGCTTCGTCGTGCAACGACTCACCGACGACCTTGCTGGCAAGGTCGACCGAGAGGGTGCCGACGTCGCCGCGCAGCGAGACGGCGGCCGCCTGGCGGTCTGCCTCGGTCTGCTTCTTGGCCGAATCGACGATCCGGGCCGCTTCGGCGTTCGCCTGCTCACGCATGTCGGCCACGATCTTGGCGCCCTGTGCTCGGGCGTCCTCACGGATCTGGGCCGCTTCGTCACGAGCGGTGTTCAGCTGTGCTTCGTACTCGGCCTTGGCGGCCTCAGCCTGCTTCTGAGCAGCCTGCGCCTCCTCCATGCCACCTTCGATGGCAGCCACACGCTCGGTGTGGGCCTTCTCCAGCATCGGCACAACCTTCTTCTTCACGATGAAGTAGAAGAGGCCGAACACGATGAGGCCGAAGACCAGCTCGGGGATGTGCGGCAGGATCGGCAGCGCGTCCGGCTTGCCCTCGGGATCGGTCGATCCCTCGGTCAGCAGCACTGCAGCCTTGGCCGCTCCGCTGGAAATGATCACTATGTGCTCCTCGGTTTCACCAGGACGTGGTGGCGTTGATCAGTCCACCCGTCCTGAGCGGGTCAGATGAAGAAGAGGACCAGACCGAAGATGGCAAGGGCCTCAGCGAGCGCGAAGCCGAGGATGGCGATCGGGCGCAGCAGGTTGCCGCTCTCGGGGTTGCGGGCAACGCCGGAGATGTAGGCGGCGAAGATCAGACCGATGGCGATGGCGGGGCCGATCGCGGCCAGGCCGTAACCGATGGTGCTGATGTTTCCAGTCATGATTTCTGTTTGCCTCTCACAGAGTGGGAAGGTTCGCCAGGGATTTGCCCCTGGACATTCGTGGGGTTGTTTTCAGTTGTTGATCAGTGGTCGTCTGCCAGCGCGCCGCCGATGTACGACGCGGCGAGCAGGACGAAGACGTAGGCCTGCAGGAACTGCACCAGGGCCTCGAAGGCGGTCATGACGACAGCCATCAGCCATGCGGGAATGGCAACCAGCTTCAGCCCGATGGCGTCCTGGTTGAACAGCTCCCAGCCGCCGAGGATGAACACGACCAGCAGCATGTGGCCGGCGAACATGTTGCCGAACAGACGCAGGGAGAGCGTGACCGGACGGGTGATGAAGAAGGTCATCAACTCCAGCGGGACGATCAGCGGCATCAGCCAGCCCGGCACGCCCGGGGGAATCATCCACTTGATGTAGCTGCCGAAGCCGCCGTGCTTCTTGATGCCGATCCAGTGGTAGACCACGTAGACGATGAGCGTCAGGGCGATCGGGAAGCCGACGCGGGCCATCGTAGGGTTCTGGAACGGCGGGATGATCCCCATCCAGTTGTTCAG
It encodes the following:
- a CDS encoding uracil-xanthine permease family protein → MIVNGLGWTLHGDGRSIGKGEVVAPDERLSWPRTAGIGAQHIVAMFGATFLVPLITDFPPSTTLFFSGLGTMLFLLLTAGRVPSYLGSSFAFIAPITAAKSEHGMSGALGGVLLAGVALFLVGLVVQLLGAHWLRTLMPPLVTGAIVALIGLNLAPAAKNNFVVSPVTGTVTLVVVALVTVLFRGLIGRLGILFGVLAGYLVAVLRNEVDFTKVRKEAWVGLPDFQAPSFHLSIAVLFVPVVLVLVAENIGHVKSVAQMTGRDLDDVSGRALMADGLATTLAGAGGGSGTTTYAENIGVMAATKVYSTAAYWVAAFGALLLSCVPKFGEAIATVPKGVLGGAGTILYGMIGLLGARIWIDNRVDFGNPINLTSAAIGLIVGIADYTWKIGDLTFSGIALGTLAVLISYHVMTGLNRITKAVPDPLIPSKSAVITPPSEADVLTKRGESLRAR
- the atpD gene encoding F0F1 ATP synthase subunit beta, with amino-acid sequence MSTVATEQGADQAQQPGGVGRISRVIGPVVDVEFSVDTMPEMYNLLTTTVELGGETKNVNLEVAQHIGDSMVRAISLQPTDGLVRGSSVQDTGGPISVPVGDVTLGKVFNATGDCMNLEEGETLEVNERWGIHRKAPAFDQLESKTQMFETGIKVIDLLTPYVQGGKIGLFGGAGVGKTVLIQEMIARVARDHGGVSVFAGVGERTREGNDLMVEMEEAGVLGQTSLVFGQMDEPPGTRLRVALSALTMAEYFRDVQQQDVLLFIDNIFRFTQAGSEVSTLLGRMPSAVGYQPTLADEMGLLQERITSTRGHSITSMQAIYVPADDYTDPAPATTFAHLDATTELSRDIASMGIYPAVDPLTSTSRILDPRYISQEHYDTAVRIKGILQRNKELQDIIAILGIDELSEEDKILVNRARRIQRFLSQNTYVAKQFTGIEGSTVPLADSIEAFTKIADGDYDHVPEQAFFMCGGLDDVEQKAKELEG
- a CDS encoding F0F1 ATP synthase subunit gamma, giving the protein MGAQMRIYRQRIRSVQATKKITRAMELIAASRVVKARQAVERSTPYAVALTRAVSALATFSDVDHVLTTERDQPKRAAVLVLTGDRGLAGSYSVNAIKRSQELIEHLSAEGLEPVPFLVGRKAVSYYKFRRREFAQEWSGFTDSPTPEVAREIGQRLTEEFMKGSEGGGVDEVHVVYTRFVNMVTQEPTVTRLLPLEVVESDDAGNDGTNGANAGDELLPLYEFEPDAATVLDSLLPKYVESRIFNMLLQSAASELAARQRAMKSATDNAEELIKTYTRLANQARQAEITQEISEIVGGASALADAS
- the atpA gene encoding F0F1 ATP synthase subunit alpha: MTELSIRPEDIRAALDGYVQSYEPGTASRDEVGRVTDASDGIAHVEGLPSCMTNELLRFEDGTLGIALNLDVHEIGVVILGDFDGIEEGQEVKRTGEVLSVPVGDAYLGRVVDPLGQPIDGLGEIETSERRALELQAPTVVQRKSVHEPLMTGIKAIDSMTPIGRGQRQLIIGDRKTGKTTIATDTIINQKKYWETGDPTKQVRCIYVAVGQKNSTVAEVRATLEEAGAMEYTTIVNAPAGDPAGFKYLAPFTGSAIGQHWMYDGKHVLIIFDDLTKQADAYRAMSLLLRRPPGREAYPGDVFYLHSRLLERCAKLNDELGAGSMTGLPIIETKAGDVSAFIPTNVISITDGQIFLQSDLFNANQRPAVDVGVSVSRVGGAAMTKAMKSVTGSIKVDLAQFREMQAFAMFASDLDAASRRQLARGERLMAMFKQSQNSPYALEEQVASIWAGTTGQLDDVPTEDVSRFESDWMDYLRRNHEDLLSSIRESTKLDDDGKKTLESAMADFKKEFRSTPDHGGEGSERFDELTEDQINQQKIVKQKR
- a CDS encoding F0F1 ATP synthase subunit delta is translated as MMNGASRSALAHVRAELGRRLTEGADAAVTSRELFAALDLLDSNASLRRALTDPTHDASSRAGLVDKLFGGKVSEPVQALLRELFAQRWTKDRDASDAVEEAAVSAAFAAGDRRGRLDAVEEQLFRFERTVAGDAELRDVFMDRQRSGADKSGLVKTLLEGKAEPETVFLAERAAEHPRGRRYEKVLDEYLRVAASVRQQLTALVTVATPLAPEQRERLTRALNDLYGRQVMTNVVVDPSVVGGVRVQVGDEVIDGTILSRLEGVRRDIAG
- a CDS encoding F0F1 ATP synthase subunit B, which gives rise to MSSGAAKAAVLLTEGSTDPEGKPDALPILPHIPELVFGLIVFGLFYFIVKKKVVPMLEKAHTERVAAIEGGMEEAQAAQKQAEAAKAEYEAQLNTARDEAAQIREDARAQGAKIVADMREQANAEAARIVDSAKKQTEADRQAAAVSLRGDVGTLSVDLASKVVGESLHDEARQKGIVDRFLAELESGSLKPTKVGSEAGN
- a CDS encoding ATP synthase F0 subunit C, with the protein product MTGNISTIGYGLAAIGPAIAIGLIFAAYISGVARNPESGNLLRPIAILGFALAEALAIFGLVLFFI
- the atpB gene encoding F0F1 ATP synthase subunit A: MSLTALSVPAAVSTEGGFPPAPSDFWQPLVKFGTVKLGSYEFTLAITRPMIVMLFATGILLWWLLATTRKAAVVPGKGQYLTEQVYHAIRGGVAEDSIGSKDFLRFVPLLFSLFVFILLNNWMGIIPPFQNPTMARVGFPIALTLIVYVVYHWIGIKKHGGFGSYIKWMIPPGVPGWLMPLIVPLELMTFFITRPVTLSLRLFGNMFAGHMLLVVFILGGWELFNQDAIGLKLVAIPAWLMAVVMTAFEALVQFLQAYVFVLLAASYIGGALADDH